ACCGGGGCCTCGATGATCTCGACGGTACGCCCGGCCAGGGGATCCTCCACCGGCGCCTCCGCGGCAGCGCCGAGCGTCGCCGGCGCCGTGAGCGCCAGCGTCCATGCCGGGATCAAAACCGTGGTCAGCCTCATCAAATCACCATCAGCTCGTAACGTTTAGTGGTGCAAACTACGGGTTCCGCATGGCGCGGAGCCCCTGTGGCATAGCGGTGCAAGAAGTATGCCAATCCCGTCCAGGCGGGCCTCGGCAGCGGAATAGCGGACGCGGGCGGTTCGCCTCCGGCGCTGAGGCAGGTGCGGGCGACCAGCGGTACATCCGGCGGGAGCGCCGTCGAACGGCTTTTTTCGGCCACCGCCGGTCGCGACGGCGTTAAAAGCCCCCTACTCGCTGGGAATTATAAGCTTCCGGCTCAGCCGGGTCAACCCGGCCGGGGTGCGAATTCCGGGGTCTTAACTCCCTTGCGGGGGGCCTTTTGCCCCATTCGAGCCGTCGCCGGGGGTCGGGGAGTCGGTTTTCCGCGGGGGACCGCACCCGTGCTTGACCGTCGCCGGGGGCGTTGATATAATCCCGCCGATTGCGCGATTATACCAAAACCGTCAGCGAGGCGAGGGCCGCCATGCACTACGCCGTCTGCATCAAACAGGTGCCCGACATCACCGACGTCAAGATCGATCCCGAGCGCGGGACCCTGATCCGTGAGGGCGTGCCCAGCACAACCAACCCCTTCGACCTCTACGCCCTCGAGGCCGCCCTGGACCTGCGCGATCGTTACGGCGGCAAGGTCACCGCCCTGACCATGGGCCCGCCCCAGGCCGCCGACATCCTGCGCGACGCCGTCGCCATGGGCGTCGACGAAGTCGTCTTGCTTTCGGACCGCGCCTTCGCCGGAGCCGACACCCTGGCCACCAGTTTCGTCCTGGCCACGGCGGCGGCCAAACTCGAACCCGCTCCACGGCTGATCTTCGCCGGCAAACAGGCCATCGACGGCGACACCGGTCAGGTCGGTCCCGGCATCGCCCGCCGCCTGGGCTGGACGCAGATCACCTACGCCTACCGTCTCGGCGAGCCCCGCGAGGACGCCATCGAGGTCGAGCGCCTGCTCGAGGACGGCCGCGAGGTCCTCGAGGCCCGGTTGCCCGCCGTGGTCAGCGTGGTCAAGGACCTCAACGAACCCCGCCTGCCCAGCCTGCGCGGTCTGCGCCGGGCCCGCCGACTCGAGGTCCCCGCCTGGGGGCTCGGCGATCTGGGCATCCCCGAGGAAGAGGTCGGCCTGGCCGGCTCGCCGACCCAGGTGGTCAAGATATTCAACCCCTCGAGCCGCAAGACCGAGGGCGAACTCTCCGACGCCCCGGCCCACCAGGCCGCCGCCCTGCTGGTCAAGTGGCTGGAGGACAACCGGGTTCTCGAAGCCTGAACCCGCCCCAGCGCCCGAACACCGGCTGTGACTACCCGCGCGAATCAACCCCCGGAGGTCGGCAAGTGGCCCACCTGCGCATCGAAGAAAAGCTCTGCATCGGCTGCGCCAAGTGCGTCAAGGTCTGCCCGTTCAACGCCCTGGAGATGGACGGCGATGTCGCCCGGGTCAACGAACGCTGCACCGACTGCGGCGCCTGCGTCGACGAATGCCCCGTCGACGCCATCGTCCTCGACCGGCCCGAGACCGTCGGCGGGATGGACCTCGCGGCCTATCGCGGCGTCTGGGTGGCCGTCGAGACCCAGGACGGCGCGCCGGCCCACGTCAGCCTGGAGCTGCTGGGCCAGGGCCGCGAGCTGGCCGACGACCTCGACGTGCCGCTGTCGGCCCTGCTGGCCGGCTCCGACGTCGCCGACGGCGCCGACGAGCTGATCGCCCACGGCGCCGACGTCGTCCACCTCGTCGAGCACCCCCTCCTCGAGCGCTACAACACCGACGGCTACGTCAAGGTCGCCGCCGAACTGATCGAGCGCTACAAACCCGAGATCGTCCTCTTCGGCGCCACCAACAACGGCCGTGACTGGGCCGGAGCCCTGGCCACCCGACTGGGCACCGGGTTGACCGCCGACTGCACCGGGCTGACCATCGACCGCGACGAACGCCGCCTGTTGCAGACCCGGCCGGCCTTCGGCGGCAACATCATGGCCACCATCATCACCCCGCGCCACCGGCCCCAAATGGCCACGGTGCGGCCCAAGGTCTTCCCCGTGCGCCCCGCGCCCGATCACGAGGGCCGGGTCGTCCGCGAAGAGGTCGACCTCGTCGACACCGACCTGCTGGCCGTGCTGAAGGAATTCATCCCCTCCAAGGCCGAATTCAACATCGCCGAGGCCCGGATCATCGTCTCCGGCGGCCGGGGCCTGGGCAAGCCCGAGCATTTCACCAAGATCTACGCCCTGGCCGAGGCCCTCGGCGGCGCCGTCGGAGCCAGCCGCGCCGCCGTCGACGCCGGCTGGATCCCCTACCCCCACCAGGTCGGCCAGACCGGACGCACCGTCCGCCCCCGACTCTACGTGGCCTGCGGCATCTCCGGCGCCATCCAGCACCTGGCCGGGATGAAGACCTCGGAATATATCATCGCCGTCAACAAGGACCGCAACGCGCCGATCTTCGACTTCGCCGACTTCGGCATCGTCGGTGATCTGCACGAGGTCGTCCCCGAACTGACCAAGATGCTGCAGTAGCACGGCGAATCGTCTGCCGTAGCCGGTAAAACCGGGAGGCCGCGGCCTCCCGGTTTTTTCTCACCGAAACCCACTTTCAATCCGCGCGGCTACTCCAGCCCCGGAAGGACAACCGGCCTCGGCCGCCTCAGCGCGGTGGTTGCCAGCCGGTGACGTCTGGTTCGCGGCGCATCTCGGCGTCGAGATCGACGGTGCGCTCGACGACGCGGCTCCAGTCCAGCTCGGCGGCCCAGCGTTTGGCGTTCTCGCCGAAGCGGCGCAGCAGTTGGGGTTCGCGCCACAGGCGCAGGATCTTGGCGGCCACGTCGGCGGGAGACCGGGGATCGGCCAGCAGGCCGGTCTCGCCGTCGAGGACGGCGTCGGGCACACCGCCGAGGGTCGAGCCGAGGGAAGGGGTTCCGGCTGCGCCGGCCTCGATGTAGACGATGCCGAAGCCCTCGGCCCGGCCCGGCGGCTCGTCGCGGCTGGGCATGCAGAACAGGTCGGCCAGGCGGTAGTGGGCGGTCATCTCCTCCTCGGGCACCCGGCCGAGGAAGCGCACCCGTTCGGCGACGCCCAGGCGGTCGACCAGCTCGCGCACCGCGGGAAGGTAGTCGCCGTGACCGCCGAGGAGCAGGTGGGTTTCGGGGAACTCGCTCAGGACGGCGGGCAGGGCGCGCACCAGGGTGTCGTAGCCTTTGCGGGCCACCACCCGGCCGACGATGTAGAGCAGGCGGGCCTCGGCGGGCAGATCGTAGCGGCGGCGCAACTCGAGCAGTTTGTCCTCGGTGACGGGGCGGCTGAAGCGCTGGTAGTCGACACCGGGGTGGATGACGGCCACGCGCTCCGGCGGCGTGTGGTGCAGGCGCTGGCAGATGTCGCCGGCGTAGCCGGCGTTGGCCACCACCCGGGTCGCTTCGCCGAAGCTGGCGCTGAAGAAGGGCGCCAGGCGGGGGTCGTTGCCCCAGTTGAGGTTTTCGGTGCCGTGGGCGTAGACGAGGTAGGGCCAACCGTAGAGGGCGCAGAGGAGCCAGGCGACCTGGGAGGCGGGCAGGCCGAAGCCGACGTGGATCGAGGCGGGGGATCGCTCGGCGGCGAGGTCGCAGGCGGTCCGGAACAGGGCCAGAAAATCGCTGAGGAAGTGCAGAGAGAGGTTTGCGAGGAAGGCCTCGAGGGTCTCGAGCACCCGAGGCGAAGCGGGGCGGCCGGGCAGTCGGGCGGCGGCCGCGGCGGCCCCGTCGATCAGGCGTTGGAGCTGGAACGGAGTGTCGCGCCGGCCGGCGAAGTAGCGGCGGACGGCAACGGGGCTCACTGGATCGAAATCACGCCAGCCAAAGCGATAACGGTCGACGACGCGGACGGACAGCCCGTTGTCGGCCAGCCCCTCGGCGGCGTGGCGCATCCAGGTCTCGATACCGCCGACGGCGGGAGGATAGGAGGCGGCCAGGTAGAGAACGCCGTCGCCGGTTGCTTCGGCGCTGCGGGGCTGCCGACGTTCCAGCTTCCGGCGGAAACGCCGCGCCGCCCAACCACCGAGCCAGCGCCGCGTCGTCGATACGAACCACGGCAGAGCGTCCTTGGTCAAACTGCAGGGCGCCGAGGCGTAGGGCACCACCCAGACCTCGGCGGCGTGGAGCAGGGCCAGCAGGCGCAGGCGCCGGGGGATATCCCCGGCCTTGTAGGCCGTCAGGTAGATACGGTGGTAGCGGCGACCGGCCAGGCGGCGGCGCAGGCGCCAGAGATCGAACCCGGCGCCCTCGCCCCGCTCGCTGAGATTAAGCACCTCGGCGGCCGGAGGCCAGGCCGTCAGCGCCGGGTAGTTGACGTCGATGATTAACTCATTCATTAGTCATCAGCGGTAGTGGAGCAGGTGGGTTTCGGCGGCGGCCCAGCCTTCGTCAGTCTCGATGAAGATCAGGTCTTGCAGGTTCTCGGCGGCGGGGTGCTCGCTCTCGCTCAACCCGCCGGCGGCGTCGACGCGGGCCAGGTAAGCGCCGGGCCCGCAGATCCAGCAGCCCCCGCCCGCCGGATCGGCGGCCACGCCGAAGAGGGTCCGTTCCGTATCGACCACGGCTTCGGCCCCGGCGGCGTCGAAGCGGTAGACCACGCCGTCGGCGGCGACGAGCCAGCCCGCGCCATCCGCCGTCAGGGTGCAATCCTCGAGACGGTCCCCGCCGGTGGAATGGTAGCTGGAGTCATCGCCCTCGATCAGCAGGGCGGTTCCCGTTCCGGCGGCGTCGGCGCCGACGACGAGGAGCGTCCCGTCGTCGCCGACATCGACGGAGCGCCAGAGGTAGTCCGCCGGAACGGTCAGGCGCTCCCAGACGTCGGCGACCAGCCGCCAGACCTGGCCGGCGGAGCCGACGGCGCAGGCCGTGTCGTCGGCGTTGACGGCGACCTCGTTGAGGTAGGCGCAATCCGCCGGGGTAACCTCGCTCCAGCCCGCACCGGGAGCGTAGTCGTAGAGGCGGCCCGCGTCGCCGACGTGGCCGCAGGCCCAGGCTCCGCCGTCGGAGCGGACGGCGACCCCGGTCAGTTCGGCGCTCGAGGGACCGTCGAGTTCGCTCCACGAGCCGCCCGCACGGCGCCAGAACTCACCGCCCAG
This genomic stretch from Candidatus Coatesbacteria bacterium harbors:
- a CDS encoding glycosyltransferase, producing MNELIIDVNYPALTAWPPAAEVLNLSERGEGAGFDLWRLRRRLAGRRYHRIYLTAYKAGDIPRRLRLLALLHAAEVWVVPYASAPCSLTKDALPWFVSTTRRWLGGWAARRFRRKLERRQPRSAEATGDGVLYLAASYPPAVGGIETWMRHAAEGLADNGLSVRVVDRYRFGWRDFDPVSPVAVRRYFAGRRDTPFQLQRLIDGAAAAAARLPGRPASPRVLETLEAFLANLSLHFLSDFLALFRTACDLAAERSPASIHVGFGLPASQVAWLLCALYGWPYLVYAHGTENLNWGNDPRLAPFFSASFGEATRVVANAGYAGDICQRLHHTPPERVAVIHPGVDYQRFSRPVTEDKLLELRRRYDLPAEARLLYIVGRVVARKGYDTLVRALPAVLSEFPETHLLLGGHGDYLPAVRELVDRLGVAERVRFLGRVPEEEMTAHYRLADLFCMPSRDEPPGRAEGFGIVYIEAGAAGTPSLGSTLGGVPDAVLDGETGLLADPRSPADVAAKILRLWREPQLLRRFGENAKRWAAELDWSRVVERTVDLDAEMRREPDVTGWQPPR
- a CDS encoding 4Fe-4S dicluster domain-containing protein produces the protein MRIEEKLCIGCAKCVKVCPFNALEMDGDVARVNERCTDCGACVDECPVDAIVLDRPETVGGMDLAAYRGVWVAVETQDGAPAHVSLELLGQGRELADDLDVPLSALLAGSDVADGADELIAHGADVVHLVEHPLLERYNTDGYVKVAAELIERYKPEIVLFGATNNGRDWAGALATRLGTGLTADCTGLTIDRDERRLLQTRPAFGGNIMATIITPRHRPQMATVRPKVFPVRPAPDHEGRVVREEVDLVDTDLLAVLKEFIPSKAEFNIAEARIIVSGGRGLGKPEHFTKIYALAEALGGAVGASRAAVDAGWIPYPHQVGQTGRTVRPRLYVACGISGAIQHLAGMKTSEYIIAVNKDRNAPIFDFADFGIVGDLHEVVPELTKMLQ
- a CDS encoding electron transfer flavoprotein subunit beta; its protein translation is MHYAVCIKQVPDITDVKIDPERGTLIREGVPSTTNPFDLYALEAALDLRDRYGGKVTALTMGPPQAADILRDAVAMGVDEVVLLSDRAFAGADTLATSFVLATAAAKLEPAPRLIFAGKQAIDGDTGQVGPGIARRLGWTQITYAYRLGEPREDAIEVERLLEDGREVLEARLPAVVSVVKDLNEPRLPSLRGLRRARRLEVPAWGLGDLGIPEEEVGLAGSPTQVVKIFNPSSRKTEGELSDAPAHQAAALLVKWLEDNRVLEA